In one Heterodontus francisci isolate sHetFra1 chromosome 16, sHetFra1.hap1, whole genome shotgun sequence genomic region, the following are encoded:
- the LOC137378473 gene encoding protein FAM110B-like, with translation MLKQVSGPPAFTSAIPFRILNKGPDYFRKQMESSSRKPSAVERLEADKLKYVKSQQVASTRQQPVKASEPVLSPAIRRTLHSPRKTSSTRAHRTENTDWRGALNLETLKNLIHTYETPNPPAKQPDSVERAANSNTGNLQSHRHVEPGSKAEQQSSVFVPAHNAAVRRVDVRPSVSRCVWKPPCPTPAKSRLSSATSSRDSPRKACPELAARPQLSLHRSKSDLSDRYSRVSANLERFFNFCGLDPEELESTGMECLARASSDIVSLKLYSASNLSSEYSRSQYSNIVEERSNERIPYGISIIERNARVIKWLYSCKEAKESQRVSPV, from the coding sequence ATGCTAAAACAAGTCTCTGGCCCTCCTGCTTTCACCTCGGCAATTCCTTTCCGGATCCTGAACAAGGGACCCGATTATTTTCGAAAGCAAATGGAGAGCAGCAGCCGGAAACCAAGTGCTGTGGAGCGCCTGGAAGCCGATAAATTAAAATATGTAAAGAGCCAGCAGGTAGCGAGTACCCGACAGCAGCCAGTAAAGGCAAGTGAACCCGTCCTATCTCCTGCTATCAGGCGGACCCTCCACAGTCCCAGAAAAACCTCCAGTACTAGGGCCCAcaggacagagaacactgattggaGAGGTGCCTTAAACCTGGAGACACTGAAAAATCTAATCCACACCTATGAGACTCCAAACCCGCCAGCGAAACAGCCAGACTCTGTGGAACGGGCCGCCAACTCCAACACTGGAAACTTGCAGAGCCACAGACACGTGGAGCCTGGGAGCAAGGCTGAGCAACAGAGCAGCGTCTTTGTCCCAGCTCATAATGCAGCAGTGAGACGGGTGGATGTGCGGCCCAGTGTGAGCAGGTGTGTCTGGAAGCCACCATGCCCCACTCCGGCCAAGTCGAGGCTATCATCTGCCACCAGCTCCAGGGACTCACCAAGGAAAGCCTGCCCCGAGCTGGCTGCTCGGCCACAGCTCTCACTGCACCGCTCCAAGTCTGACCTGAGTGACCGCTACTCTCGAGTCAGTGCCAACTTGGAGCGATTCTTCAACTTCTGTGGCCTGGATCCTGAGGAGTTGGAGAGCACAGGGATGGAATGCTTGGCCCGAGCCAGCTCTGATATAGTATCCCTCAAGCTCTACAGTGCTAGCAACCTCAGCTCTGAGTACAGCCGTTCCCAATACAGCAACATAGTTGAGGAGAGATCAAATGAGCGCATCCCATATGGGATCTCCATTATTGAACGCAATGCCAGGGTCATTAAATGGTTATACAGCTGCAAGGAAGCcaaggagtcacagagagtgtcacctGTATAA